Proteins co-encoded in one Brassica rapa cultivar Chiifu-401-42 chromosome A02, CAAS_Brap_v3.01, whole genome shotgun sequence genomic window:
- the LOC103854569 gene encoding UPF0725 protein At3g19520, translating to MFSGIPVQDSQHFIIGPMNYWDQVRESGGFDIEHITAPQNTCGLMPYDCENERIRYPNRVLVNLYARLGLHRYNLFEGTNLEFHHLKKFNTSMTLISSYRITLVAYDPATNSLVTFLVGVSEQIYGRLNLMVFIARPQANSPSPLFKEAVWPQLGITNDAYYDKGSPFWPTDFDDTERFYLLKDPEIQGNDWIRLYLELALCSNDRNIPEWHVSQLQIVRVAVETIQYVVVSNVNFYITFKGLPVAQVGEDGEHVERRVIVRRFMDLSTGYFTLKGGFGFSVGEVASEGPMTRLRNMEEIRADLRLHPTTRPCPAIPIADWWKS from the exons ATGTTTTCTGGTATTCCTGTTCAAGATAGCCAGCATTTCATCATTGGGCCAATGAATTATTGGGATCAAGTGAGGGAATCAGGG GGTTTTGATATCGAACATATCACAGCACCTCAAAATACATGCGGACTCATGCCTTACGATTGTGAAAACGAGAGGATTAGGTATCCTAATCGTGTGTTGGTCAATCTTTACGCTAGACTCGGTCTCCATCGTTACAACCTCTTTGag GGAACAAATTTAGAGTTTCACCACTTGAAGAAATTCAACACGAGTATGACTTTGATCTCCTCGTACCGCATCACTTTGGTCGCTTATGATCCAGCTACCAATTCGCTAGTAACCTTTCTGGTTGGAGTCTCTGAGCAAATATATGGTCGTTTGAATTTGATGGTCTTCATTGCTAGACCTCAAGCTAATAGTCCTAGTCCTCTCTTTAAAGAAGCTGTTTGGCCACAACttg GTATCACCAATGACGCATATTATGACAAGGGATCCCCTTTCTGGCCGACAGATTTTGATGATACAGAACGATTCTACCTG CTGAAGGATCCAGAGATACAAGGCAACGATTGGATTCGTCTATACTTGGAACTTGCTCTTTGTTCAAATGATAGGAACATTCCCGAA TGGCATGTATCCCAGCTACAGATTGTGAGAGTTGCAGTGGAAACTATTCAATATGTGGTTGTCTCAAATGTCAATTTCTACATAACGTTTAAAGGCTTGCCTGTGGCTCAGGTTGGTGAGGATGGTGAGCATGTTGAGCGCAGAGTCATAGTTAGAAGGTTTATGGATCTTTCTACCGGATACTTCACTCTCAAGGGTGGGTTTGGGTTTTCGGTTGGAGAAGTCGCTAGTGAGGGCCCTATGACTCGCCTCCGGAACATGGAAGAAATTCGCGCTGACCTGAGGCTGCACCCTACGACTCGCCCATGTCCAGCCATCCCCATTGCTGATTGGTGGAAAAGCTAG
- the LOC103854818 gene encoding cytosolic purine 5'-nucleotidase — translation MSDGSTKIRCNLCKRFYFLNLRRNGNSTLTRHMKVCPKAVGTPRSSSRKVDMMVFREMIVMAIIEHDLPYKFVEYKRIRMIFTYANSSIEYWSRNTTPSDVLKIYENLWRAITIEGYLCLTAHYVDDDWNLQAKILSFIAFPPPHSGIAIAMKLIELLKVWGLEKKNITLFRASKRRCFAVFVVAKPNFSVNVPQTLISLYSSEAKSEINLCADQVFDRMLLCGDMATTKFASPVLMAKSTESSKRNNKRSIRMFKCRAAGADGGRATVGDDVFSVTTASKYEVDYLGQSTKGDLNLKLDPLHSFGNGQATLEGPIEEVARAEAQAAENLIRELGIQGPFSAQHSPRGIFCSRTLNLRSISAIGYDMDYTLMHYNVMAWEGRAYDYCMENLKNMGFPVDGLSFDPELVIRGLMIDKEKGNLVKADRFGYVKRAMHGTKMLSNKAVSDIYGRELVDLRNQSRWEFLNTFFSVSEALAYAQMVDRLDDGSISADLGILDYRGLYKAVAKALFRAHVEGQLKSEIMSKPELFVEPDPELPLALLDQKEAGKKLLLITNSDYHYTDKMMKHSFNKFLPNDMDWRDLFDMVIVSARKPEFFQMSHPLYEVVTGEGLMRPCFKAETGGLYSGGSAQMVENSLNVHGDEILYVGDHIYTDVSVSKVHLRWRTALICRELEEEYMALIGSRGHREELIELINQKEVVGDLFNQLRLALQRRSKGRPAQTLAATNLADQELTETMQKLLIVMQRLDDKIGLMLESDGELFNKRWGFLSRAGLWDKSHLMRQIEKYADIYTSRVSNFLNYTPFMYFRSQEQSLAHDSPLPNAAVEIPDAAMEN, via the exons ATGTCTGATGGTTCAACTAAGATCAGATGCAACCTTTGTAAAAGGTTTTACTTCTTGAATCTTCGTAGGAATGGAAACTCAACTCTGACTCGTCATATGAAAGTATGTCCAAAAGCTGTTGGAACACCTAGAAGTAGTTCTAGGAAGGTGGATATGATGGTGTTTCGTGAGATGATAGTTATGGCCATTATAGAGCATGATCTTCCTTACAAGTTTGTAGAGTATAAGAGGATTAGAATGATTTTTACTTATGCTAATTCCAGTATTGAGTATTGGAGCAGAAACACAACACCTTCTGATGTGTTGAAGATTTATGAAA ATCTGTGGAGGGCTATCACGATTGAAGGGTATCTCTGCTTGACTGCACACTACGTCGATGATGATTGGAATTTGCAAGCGAAGATATTGTCGTTCATTGCTTTTCCTCCACCTCATTCGGGAATAGCCATTGCTATGAAGCTTATTGAGCTGCTGAAAGTGTGGGGACTGGAAAAAAAG AACATCACGTTGTTTCGCGCATCCAAACGTCGATGCTTTGCTGTTTTTGTCGTAGCGAAGCCTAATTTCTCAGTTAACGTTCCCCAAACTCTCATATCCCTTTACAGTAGCGAAGCCAAAAGTGAGATCAATCTCTGCGCCGATCAAGTGTTCGACAGAATGCTTCTGTGTGGAGATATGGCGACGACCAAGTTCGCTTCTCCCGTTTTAATGGCGAAATCAACCGAATCGAGTAAAAGAAACAACAAGAGATCTATAAGGATGTTCAAGTGCAGAGCCGCCGGAGCTGACGGCGGACGCGCGACCGTCGGAGACGACGTGTTTTCCGTCACGACTGCTTCCAAGTACGAAGTGGACTATCTGGGTCAAAGCACCAAGGGAGATTTGAATCTCAAGCTTGACCCTCTCCACTCATTTG GAAATGGGCAGGCTACGTTGGAGGGTCCCATTGAGGAGGTAGCGAGGGCAGAGGCTCAAGCTGCTGAGAATTTGATTAGAGAACTGGGTATCCAA GGTCCTTTCTCTGCTCAACACTCTCCTCGTGGTATATTCTGTAGTCGTACATTGAATCTACGGTCCATTAGTGCAATTGGATATGATATGGATTACACTCTGATGCACTACAATGTCATG GCTTGGGAAGGAAGGGCTTATGATTACTGCATGGAAAATCTAAAGAACATGGGTTTCCCTGTTGATGGACTTTCTTTTGACCCTGAACTG GTTATCAGGGGGCTCATGATTGACAAAGAGAAAGGAAACTTAGTCAAGGCTGATAGATTTGGGTATGTGAAGAGAGCCATGCACGGTACAAAGATGTTATCAAACAAAGCTGTCAG TGATATCTATGGAAGGGAGTTAGTTGATCTCCGGAACCAGAGTCGTTGGGAGTTTCTCAatacatttttttctgtttcagaGGCTCTGGCTTATGCACAG ATGGTTGATAGATTGGATGATGGATCCATTTCGGCAGATCTTGGCATTCTTGATTACAGAGGACTGTACAAG GCTGTTGCAAAAGCTCTCTTCCGAGCACATGTTGAAGGACaacttaag AGTGAGATAATGTCCAAGCCGGAACTATTTGTGGAGCCAGACCCTGAACTACCTTTAGCTCTTTTGGATCAAAAGGAG GCTGGTAAAAAGCTGTTGCTTATCACAAACTCAGATTATCACTACACAGACAAAATGATGAAGCATTCGTTTAATAAGTTCCTTCCTAATGACATGGACTGGAGGGATCTTTTTGACATGGTGATAGTTTCTGCGAGGAAACCAGAGTTCTTCCAGATGTCACATCCTTTGTACGAGGTTGTGACTGGAGAGGGTTTAATGCGTCCATGCTTCAAGGCTGAAACAG GAGGTTTGTACTCAGGAGGAAGTGCTCAGATGGTAGAGAACTCACTCAACGTTCACGGAGATGAGATTTTGTATGTTGGCGACCACATCTACACTGATGTCAGCGTGTCCAAAGTTCATCTCAGGTGGCGAACTGCACTGATTTGCCGTGAACTGGAAGAAGAG TATATGGCTTTAATCGGTAGTCGTGGTCACAGAGAAGAGCTAATAGAGCTTATAAATCAAAAGGAAGTAGTTGGGGATCTCTTTAACCAGCTTCGGCTTGCTCTGCAAAGAAGAAGCAAAGGCCGTCCTGCTCAG ACCCTAGCTGCCACCAACCTGGCTGATCAAGAACTGACAGAGACCATGCAGAAGCTTCTCATTGTAATGCAAAGACTAGATGACAAAATTGGTCTAATGCTTGAATCAGACGGCGAGCTCTTCAACAAAAG GTGGGGCTTCCTTTCACGTGCTGGTTTGTGGGACAAAAGCCATTTGATGAGACAAATCGAAAA GTATGCTGACATATACACATCAAGAGTCTCCAACTTCCTCAACTACACACCTTTCATGTATTTCCGCTCGCAGGAGCAG TCACTGGCTCACGATTCTCCACTTCCTAATGCGGCTGTGGAAATTCCTGATGCGGCTATGGAAAACTAG